The Pseudomonas aeruginosa genome includes the window GCGGCGGCAGTTCGGTCAGGCCCAGCGAACGCATCACCCGTGCTTCTATGTCGCGCAATACCCGGTCCGCCTGTTCGCGCCGGCCGGCCTGCTCCAGCCAGCGCGGCGACTCGGGAATCAGGAAGCGGATGGCGAGGACGAACACCGCCGGCAGCGCCAGCACCAGGAAAATGCTGCGCCAGCCGGTCAGCGGCAGCAGGAAGTAGGACAGGCAGCCGGCAGCGACGAAGCCCAGCGGCCAGAAGCCGTCCATCAGCGCAATGTACTTGCCGCGGCGGCTGGCCGGGATCATCTCCGACAGCAGCGACTGGGCGATGGGAAACTCCATCCCCATGCCGATCCCCAGCAATACCCGGTAGAAGGTCAGGCTGTCGAGGTCGCCGGCGGTGGAGCACAGGTAGCTGGCCAGGCCCCAGAGCACGATGCTGGCCTGGAATACCGGCTTGCGCCCGAAGCGGTCGGCGAGCATGCCCGACAGGGCCGCGCCGATCACCATGCCGAAGAAGCTCGAGCTGGCCAGCAGCCCGGCCTGCGCCGAGTCGAGCCCGAACTCGGCTTTGATCGAGCCGAGCAGGAAGGTCATCATCGCCAGGTCCATCGAGTCGAAGAAGAACGCCAGCGCGATGATCACGAAGACCAGTCGGTGATATGGACTCAGCGGCAGCCGTTCGAGGCGTTCGGCGGCGGATGCGGGCGCGTCGGGCATGACCTGGTTCCTCTGGGCGGCGGGCGTCGAACGAGTCTGCGATCGCCGCCCGCGCCGTGCTTGCCTGGCGGCGACCCGGCGTCGAGCCGATTGCGACGCCGGCGCTGGCCGTCGTGCCGCGCGAATAAAGCCTGCGCGCCGGCGCGGCAACCGTTAGGCTATGCACCTGTCCATTTTCACGTGCAATGCCGAGGTCTCCCTTGTTCAGCCAATTTCCCCTCCACGAACGCCTGCTGAAGGCACTGGAAAGCCTGTCCTTCAGCGAGCCGACGCCGGTCCAGGCCGCGGCCATTCCCAAGGCGCTGGAGGGGCACGACCTGCGGGTCACGGCGCAGACCGGCAGCGGCAAGACCGCGGCCTTCCTGCTGCCGCTGCTGCACCGCCTGCTGGCCGAGGACAAGCCGCGCTCCCTGGCGCGCGCGCTGATCCTCCTGCCGACCCGCGAGCTGGCCCAGCAGACCCTCAAGGAAGTCGAGCGCTTCGCCCAGTTCACCTTCATCAAGGCCTGCCTGATCACTGGCGGCGAGGACTTCAAGGTGCAGGGCGCGCGCCTGCGCAAGAACCCGGAGATCATCATCGGCACCCCCGGCCGCCTGCTCGAGCAGCGCAACGCCGGCAACCTGCCGTTGCAGGACATCGAGGTGCTGGTGCTGGACGAGGCCGACCGCATGCTCGACATGGGCTTCGCCGACGACGTGCTGGCCCTGGCCAATGCCTGCCCGGC containing:
- a CDS encoding MFS transporter; amino-acid sequence: MPDAPASAAERLERLPLSPYHRLVFVIIALAFFFDSMDLAMMTFLLGSIKAEFGLDSAQAGLLASSSFFGMVIGAALSGMLADRFGRKPVFQASIVLWGLASYLCSTAGDLDSLTFYRVLLGIGMGMEFPIAQSLLSEMIPASRRGKYIALMDGFWPLGFVAAGCLSYFLLPLTGWRSIFLVLALPAVFVLAIRFLIPESPRWLEQAGRREQADRVLRDIEARVMRSLGLTELPPPLRQPQRERSRPGFFSAFAELWSPAYRRRTLTVWGLWFFALLGFYGLTSWLSALLQQSGFAVTQSVYYTVLISLAGIPGFLCAAWLVESWGRKPSCVLMLLGGGAMAYAYGQTAVFGGSLALLIGFGLAMQFFLFGMWAVLYTYTPELYPTSARATGSGFASAVGRIGSLLGPLVTGLVLPLTGQGGVFTLGALCFGVAALVVWAFGIETRGRTLEELAG